A stretch of Longimicrobium sp. DNA encodes these proteins:
- a CDS encoding carboxypeptidase regulatory-like domain-containing protein, protein MQRIGAARVQADPGASVAVAFNVRNPTGAPAAAVAALPRGWPLVSPDADAPVAPGANLIRLVATVVPRGAAAGRYVVRYRAGAFADSVAIAVNQRRGIDVAVEEAPRFAVAGSEYAAAFRVTNRGNGRAAVRLAVESASGFSARADVRALDLAAGESRLVRVTVATRAAAGVATHRLTLRATAEGAAASAAARVALVRRSARGGVDMRTLPVTVALRAGPGMDGRGGIPGEVSASGVVAGDTRVDLFYRGRAAAAPELGEQEQLSFSLRGRRGELRLGDQFWSLSPLTSPGRAGYGAGGRFNAGAVWAEGFTARNRFTPGAPRAAGGAVGVGGEAASLAANYLSAGDGSAPALSLRGRAAPARGVGVDAEYGAAGGARAGYARAFVSRPAFGFDARRLEADAGYPGDQGGRSLLQANARAALPAGLRATAGYERERRADTLGRVLPGTELASRTGYAGISIGDALAIQRRMQAREGVNEAGSFARRSDSWVASAGFRAGRTSLGGGMEMGTVDDRMDGSSSPFRRTWVRAGTAAGIGSLWAGVERRTGASVETGMEMDRWLGSFTLQLQPASGTRVSLMAQAGATEWSGEPDGLVDGTVEQRLPGGHTLRLRVRAFPWAEAGRRRPMVYLDWSLPLRVPLGRNGATGTVSGRVVDQETGRPVADALVRVGDRAVVTDARGRWAVAGLAPGGYTVEIDPVSVGVGRVVVRPDALKVDVAGGHERSVEIGVSRASRVEGRIQVTDPEEGDGAVSGAVVEIRRGDERRRRLTDASGRFLFSDLPPGEWTVAVVSADLPPNHALEPGSVGVTLAAGESHRIELRAVPRRREMVMVGGGDLVLGGAAARGSAPAPPRPVAAIPGVVTAPAVTARPADRPAMAAAARPWRERGESGFTDWPNDTYVVREGDGDLVAIAWLVYRDGSLWPKLWLANRDVLQSPDRLSPGTELLIPPFAPLTSDERDAARALHNPR, encoded by the coding sequence GTGCAGCGGATCGGGGCGGCGCGCGTGCAGGCCGATCCCGGCGCGTCCGTCGCCGTCGCCTTCAACGTCCGCAACCCGACCGGCGCACCGGCCGCCGCGGTGGCGGCGCTGCCGCGTGGGTGGCCGCTCGTCTCCCCCGATGCGGACGCGCCGGTCGCGCCGGGGGCGAACCTCATCCGCCTCGTCGCCACCGTCGTCCCGCGCGGCGCCGCGGCGGGGCGATACGTCGTCCGCTACCGCGCGGGCGCCTTCGCCGACTCCGTGGCCATCGCCGTGAACCAGCGGCGGGGGATCGACGTGGCGGTGGAGGAGGCGCCGCGCTTCGCCGTCGCGGGGTCGGAGTACGCGGCGGCGTTCCGCGTCACCAACCGCGGAAACGGCCGCGCCGCCGTGCGCCTGGCCGTGGAGTCCGCATCGGGATTCTCCGCGCGGGCGGACGTGCGCGCGCTGGACCTCGCGGCGGGCGAGAGCAGGCTCGTGCGCGTCACCGTGGCCACGCGCGCGGCGGCCGGCGTGGCCACGCACCGCCTGACGCTGCGCGCGACGGCGGAGGGCGCGGCCGCGTCGGCGGCGGCGCGGGTGGCGCTGGTGCGGCGGAGCGCGCGCGGCGGCGTGGACATGCGCACGCTCCCCGTCACCGTGGCCCTGCGCGCCGGGCCGGGGATGGACGGGCGCGGCGGCATCCCCGGCGAGGTGTCGGCCTCCGGCGTGGTGGCGGGGGACACGCGCGTGGACCTCTTCTACCGCGGGCGCGCGGCCGCCGCGCCGGAGCTGGGCGAGCAGGAGCAGCTCTCCTTCTCCCTCCGCGGCCGGCGCGGCGAGCTGCGGCTGGGCGACCAGTTCTGGTCGCTTTCCCCGCTCACCTCCCCCGGCCGCGCGGGGTACGGCGCGGGCGGCCGCTTCAACGCCGGGGCGGTGTGGGCCGAGGGGTTCACCGCGCGCAACCGCTTCACCCCCGGCGCCCCGCGCGCGGCGGGCGGCGCGGTGGGCGTCGGCGGCGAGGCCGCGTCGCTCGCCGCCAACTACCTGTCCGCGGGCGACGGCTCCGCGCCCGCCCTGTCGCTGCGCGGGCGGGCGGCGCCGGCGCGCGGCGTGGGTGTCGACGCGGAGTACGGCGCGGCGGGCGGGGCGAGGGCCGGGTACGCGCGGGCGTTCGTCAGCCGCCCCGCCTTCGGCTTCGACGCGCGGCGGCTGGAGGCGGACGCGGGCTATCCCGGCGACCAGGGCGGCCGCTCGCTGCTGCAGGCGAACGCCCGCGCCGCGCTCCCCGCCGGCCTCCGCGCGACCGCCGGGTACGAGCGCGAGCGGCGCGCCGACACGCTGGGCCGCGTGCTCCCGGGGACGGAGCTGGCGTCGCGGACCGGATACGCGGGCATCTCCATCGGCGACGCGCTGGCCATCCAGCGGCGGATGCAGGCGCGCGAGGGGGTGAACGAGGCGGGATCGTTCGCGCGGCGCTCGGACTCGTGGGTCGCGTCCGCGGGCTTCCGCGCGGGGCGCACCTCGCTGGGCGGGGGGATGGAGATGGGGACGGTGGACGACCGCATGGACGGCTCGTCGTCCCCCTTCCGCCGGACGTGGGTGCGGGCGGGGACGGCGGCGGGGATCGGCTCGCTCTGGGCCGGCGTGGAGCGGCGCACCGGCGCCAGCGTGGAGACGGGGATGGAGATGGACCGCTGGCTGGGCTCCTTCACCCTGCAGCTCCAGCCCGCTTCCGGGACGCGCGTGTCGCTGATGGCGCAGGCGGGGGCGACGGAGTGGAGCGGCGAGCCGGACGGGCTGGTGGACGGCACCGTGGAGCAGCGGCTCCCCGGCGGGCACACGCTGCGGCTGCGCGTCCGCGCCTTCCCCTGGGCCGAGGCGGGGCGCCGCAGGCCGATGGTCTACCTCGACTGGTCGCTCCCGCTGCGCGTCCCCCTCGGCCGCAACGGGGCGACGGGGACCGTATCCGGGCGCGTGGTGGACCAGGAGACGGGGCGGCCGGTGGCGGACGCGCTGGTGCGCGTGGGCGACCGCGCGGTGGTGACGGACGCGCGCGGGCGCTGGGCGGTGGCCGGCCTGGCGCCCGGCGGCTACACGGTGGAGATCGACCCGGTGAGCGTGGGCGTGGGCCGCGTGGTCGTGCGCCCGGACGCGCTGAAGGTGGACGTGGCCGGCGGGCACGAGCGGAGCGTGGAGATCGGCGTCTCCCGCGCCTCCCGCGTGGAGGGGCGCATCCAGGTGACCGACCCGGAGGAGGGCGACGGCGCCGTGAGCGGCGCCGTGGTGGAGATCCGCCGCGGGGACGAGCGCCGCCGCCGGCTGACCGACGCGAGCGGGCGCTTCCTCTTCTCCGACCTGCCGCCGGGGGAGTGGACGGTGGCCGTGGTGAGCGCCGACCTCCCGCCCAACCACGCGCTGGAGCCGGGCTCCGTCGGCGTCACGCTCGCCGCCGGCGAGTCGCACCGCATCGAGCTGCGCGCGGTGCCTCGCAGGCGGGAGATGGTGATGGTCGGCGGCGGCGACCTGGTCCTGGGCGGTGCGGCCGCGCGGGGATCGGCGCCCGCCCCGCCGCGTCCCGTCGCTGCGATCCCGGGCGTGGTGACGGCGCCCGCCGTGACGGCTCGTCCCGCCGACCGCCCCGCGATGGCGGCGGCCGCGCGGCCCTGGCGCGAGCGCGGCGAGTCCGGCTTCACCGACTGGCCGAACGACACCTACGTGGTCCGCGAGGGAGATGGGGACCTGGTCGCCATCGCCTGGCTCGTGTACCGCGACGGGAGCCTGTGGCCCAAGCTCTGGCTCGCCAACCGCGACGTCCTGCAGTCGCCCGACCGCCTCTCGCCCGGCACCGAGCTCCTCATCCCCCCGTTCGCTCCGCTGACGTCCGACGAGCGCGACGCCGCCCGCGCGCTCCACAACCCACGTTGA
- a CDS encoding YegS/Rv2252/BmrU family lipid kinase, whose product MRIVLIVKPGSVDEVRSGVEKLRGAGHDVAARVTFEAGDASRFAGEAADGGAGLVVAAGGDGTVNEVVNGLVARAGAASAPRLAILPLGTANDLAAGLGIPLGDPEAALAVAVAGIPFCVDVPTVNGRCFLNVSTGGFGAEATGESPEALKSVLGPVAYVVTGVRKFVRLEASRARFTSGGETLHDGEFLVFAVGNARRTGGGIHLTARAEMDDRLLDVCIIEEMSRLEFARIAPQVRAGGHVDHPRVTYRQVPSLRIDAAEELAVNADGEPLCARRFDYAFAPGRLTLMVPEPPGAPKS is encoded by the coding sequence GTGCGGATCGTTCTGATCGTGAAGCCCGGCTCCGTGGACGAGGTGCGGAGCGGGGTGGAGAAGCTGCGCGGCGCCGGCCACGACGTCGCGGCGCGGGTGACCTTCGAGGCGGGCGACGCGTCGCGCTTCGCCGGCGAGGCGGCGGACGGCGGCGCCGGGCTGGTGGTGGCCGCGGGCGGGGACGGGACGGTGAACGAGGTGGTGAACGGCCTGGTGGCGCGCGCGGGCGCCGCCTCCGCGCCGCGGCTCGCCATCCTCCCGCTGGGAACGGCCAACGACCTGGCGGCGGGGCTCGGCATCCCCCTCGGCGACCCGGAGGCGGCGCTGGCGGTGGCCGTGGCGGGCATCCCCTTCTGCGTGGACGTGCCGACGGTGAACGGGCGCTGCTTCCTGAACGTGTCCACCGGCGGCTTCGGCGCCGAGGCCACGGGCGAGTCGCCGGAGGCGCTGAAGAGCGTGCTGGGGCCGGTGGCCTACGTGGTGACGGGCGTGCGCAAGTTCGTGCGGCTGGAGGCGTCGCGCGCCCGCTTCACCTCCGGCGGCGAGACGCTGCACGACGGCGAGTTCCTGGTGTTCGCGGTGGGCAACGCGCGGCGCACCGGCGGCGGCATCCACCTGACCGCGCGGGCGGAGATGGACGACCGGCTGCTGGACGTCTGCATCATCGAGGAGATGAGCCGCCTGGAGTTCGCGCGCATCGCGCCGCAGGTGCGCGCCGGCGGCCACGTGGACCACCCGCGCGTGACCTACCGCCAGGTGCCCTCCCTCCGCATCGACGCCGCCGAGGAGCTGGCCGTGAACGCCGACGGCGAGCCGCTGTGCGCGCGGCGCTTCGACTACGCGTTCGCGCCCGGGCGGCTGACGCTCATGGTCCCCGAGCCGCCCGGCGCGCCGAAATCCTGA
- a CDS encoding FAD-dependent oxidoreductase, translating to MEMGGGRDALVIGAGVIGLTSAIRLQEAGWRVRVWAAEPPERTTSAVAAAIWYPYRAGPQALVKAWGERSFAVFEQLVADAETGVRMLPGIELLPRKTDPRQFPEWAAHIAGFRVADAAEVPDGRVGWSLTVPVADTGVFLRWLAARFAANGGEMEMRRIASLDEAAAYPLVVNCSGLGARELAGDAAMRPIRGQVMRVENPGLTRFWLDEYHPEGMLYIIPRGGDCILGGTADEGEEDTTPDFDVSEAIRWRCAELEPDLADARLLEHRVGLRPWRPEIRLALETLPGGGRVIHNYGHGGAGVTLSWGCAEEVVALAETI from the coding sequence ATGGAGATGGGCGGCGGGCGTGACGCGCTGGTGATCGGCGCGGGGGTGATCGGGCTGACGAGCGCCATCCGGCTGCAGGAGGCCGGGTGGCGCGTGCGCGTGTGGGCGGCCGAGCCGCCGGAGCGCACCACCAGCGCCGTGGCCGCGGCGATCTGGTATCCCTATCGCGCGGGTCCCCAGGCGCTGGTCAAGGCGTGGGGCGAGCGGAGCTTCGCCGTGTTCGAGCAGCTGGTGGCGGACGCGGAGACCGGCGTGCGCATGCTTCCGGGGATCGAGCTGCTTCCCCGGAAGACGGACCCGCGGCAGTTCCCGGAGTGGGCCGCGCATATCGCCGGCTTCCGCGTGGCCGACGCGGCCGAGGTGCCGGACGGGCGCGTGGGCTGGTCGCTCACCGTCCCCGTCGCGGACACCGGCGTGTTCCTGCGCTGGCTCGCCGCCCGCTTCGCGGCGAACGGCGGGGAGATGGAGATGCGGCGCATCGCGTCGCTGGACGAGGCGGCGGCGTACCCGCTGGTGGTGAACTGCAGCGGCCTGGGCGCGCGCGAGCTGGCCGGCGACGCGGCGATGCGCCCCATCCGCGGGCAGGTGATGCGGGTGGAGAACCCCGGGCTGACGCGCTTCTGGCTGGACGAGTATCACCCCGAGGGGATGCTCTACATCATCCCCCGCGGCGGCGACTGCATCCTGGGCGGCACGGCGGACGAGGGCGAGGAAGACACCACGCCCGACTTCGACGTTTCCGAGGCCATCCGCTGGCGGTGCGCGGAGCTGGAGCCGGACCTCGCCGACGCGCGGCTGCTGGAGCACCGCGTGGGCCTGCGCCCGTGGCGCCCCGAGATCCGCCTGGCGCTGGAGACGCTGCCCGGCGGCGGGCGCGTTATCCACAACTACGGCCACGGCGGCGCGGGCGTCACGCTCAGCTGGGGGTGCGCGGAAGAAGTCGTCGCGCTCGCCGAAACCATCTGA
- a CDS encoding division/cell wall cluster transcriptional repressor MraZ, translated as MRGYLGSFQHQIDEKGRLSLPAQFRRESGDEALVLVHAFPESLTLYPQSTWTKVEERLREMMRSSPQARAYVLSVTANAVEVAPDKQGRILVPQRMQEAVGITGPALVVGALDKIELWNPDRFAAATAETAAETQNFTHQIFA; from the coding sequence ATGCGCGGCTACCTGGGCAGCTTTCAGCACCAGATCGACGAGAAGGGCCGGCTCAGCCTTCCCGCGCAGTTCCGGCGGGAGAGCGGCGACGAGGCCCTGGTGCTGGTGCATGCCTTTCCCGAGTCGCTCACGCTGTATCCCCAGTCCACCTGGACCAAGGTGGAGGAGCGGCTGCGGGAGATGATGCGCTCCTCGCCCCAGGCCCGCGCCTACGTCCTGAGCGTGACCGCCAACGCGGTCGAGGTGGCGCCCGACAAGCAGGGCCGCATCCTGGTGCCGCAGCGGATGCAGGAGGCGGTGGGGATCACGGGGCCGGCGCTGGTGGTCGGCGCGCTCGACAAGATCGAGCTGTGGAACCCCGACCGCTTTGCCGCGGCCACCGCCGAAACGGCCGCCGAGACCCAGAACTTCACGCACCAGATCTTCGCCTGA
- a CDS encoding UDP-N-acetylmuramoyl-L-alanyl-D-glutamate--2,6-diaminopimelate ligase produces the protein MAARVTLGQIADRLRAEGLLKGERGLADRAAARPVPEAWTDSRRVKSGHLFCAVKGTETDGHRFLAEVSGKGAAGATVERRDHLISLPQIEVTDGRLAAAYAAACVYGDPWNELTVVGITGTNGKTTSTAILRHLLGRRAPAGSIGTLGALDHEGKVIPGTEGLTTPGPTEVARWLRMYRDGLGGKPALDIAPVKVEAVAMETSSHALAQDRLAAVRFDAALFTNLTRDHLDYHQTMDEYRAAKLRLLELLKPAGAVVLNADDPAWNGVGASDRRIVRFSTSAPADVRARDIRVGPGGMEFVLSTPSGDTDVAIPLFGDFNVSNALGCAAVLYALGWSVGEITAGLATLPQVPGRLERVSGPPASATVLIDYAHTPDALERAIAAIRPLVKGKLWVVFGAGGDRDQGKRPEMGRVAAERADMSIVTSDNPRTENPEAILDAIESGMGRAPRLRVPDRREAIRHALLNAAQDDVILLAGKGHETYQIVGKQARPFDERQVVREVLSERDEGSGGAG, from the coding sequence ATGGCAGCGCGGGTGACGCTGGGACAGATCGCGGACCGGCTCCGCGCCGAGGGACTGCTGAAGGGCGAGCGGGGGCTGGCCGACCGCGCCGCCGCCCGCCCCGTTCCCGAGGCGTGGACGGACTCGCGCAGGGTGAAGTCGGGCCACCTCTTCTGCGCCGTGAAGGGCACGGAGACGGACGGGCACCGCTTCCTGGCCGAAGTCTCCGGGAAGGGCGCCGCGGGGGCCACGGTGGAGCGGCGCGACCACCTCATCTCCCTCCCGCAGATCGAGGTGACCGACGGTCGTCTCGCGGCCGCCTACGCCGCCGCCTGCGTGTACGGCGACCCGTGGAACGAGCTGACCGTGGTCGGCATCACGGGGACCAACGGGAAGACGACCAGCACCGCCATCCTCCGCCACCTGCTGGGGCGCCGCGCCCCCGCCGGGAGCATCGGGACGCTGGGCGCGCTGGACCACGAGGGAAAGGTGATCCCGGGGACGGAGGGACTGACCACGCCGGGGCCCACCGAGGTCGCGCGCTGGCTGCGGATGTACCGCGACGGGCTGGGCGGCAAGCCGGCGCTGGACATCGCGCCGGTGAAGGTGGAGGCGGTGGCGATGGAGACCAGCTCGCACGCGCTGGCGCAAGACCGCCTGGCGGCGGTGCGCTTCGACGCGGCGCTGTTCACCAACCTGACCCGCGACCACCTGGACTATCACCAGACGATGGACGAGTACCGCGCGGCCAAGCTCCGCCTTCTGGAGCTGCTGAAGCCCGCGGGTGCGGTCGTGCTGAACGCGGACGATCCGGCGTGGAACGGTGTGGGGGCATCGGATCGTCGGATCGTCCGCTTCAGCACTTCCGCCCCGGCGGACGTCAGGGCGCGGGACATCCGGGTGGGGCCGGGGGGGATGGAGTTCGTCCTCTCCACCCCCTCGGGCGACACGGACGTGGCCATCCCGCTCTTCGGAGACTTCAACGTCTCCAACGCGCTGGGGTGCGCCGCCGTCCTGTATGCTCTCGGATGGTCCGTCGGCGAGATCACGGCCGGGCTGGCGACCTTGCCGCAGGTGCCGGGGCGGCTGGAGCGCGTTTCCGGGCCGCCCGCGTCGGCCACGGTTCTGATCGACTACGCGCACACGCCCGACGCGCTGGAGCGCGCGATTGCCGCCATCCGTCCCCTGGTGAAGGGAAAGCTCTGGGTGGTCTTCGGCGCCGGCGGCGACCGCGACCAGGGGAAGCGGCCGGAGATGGGGCGGGTGGCGGCGGAGCGCGCGGACATGAGCATCGTGACCTCCGACAACCCGCGCACCGAGAACCCGGAAGCCATCCTCGACGCCATCGAGAGCGGCATGGGACGTGCACCCCGCCTGCGCGTTCCCGACCGCCGTGAGGCCATCCGCCACGCACTCCTGAACGCCGCGCAGGACGACGTCATCCTGCTCGCCGGCAAGGGCCACGAGACCTACCAGATCGTGGGAAAGCAGGCGCGTCCGTTCGACGAACGGCAGGTGGTCCGCGAGGTTCTTTCCGAGCGCGACGAAGGGTCTGGAGGTGCAGGTTGA
- the rsmH gene encoding 16S rRNA (cytosine(1402)-N(4))-methyltransferase RsmH, producing the protein MSDYASAYHAPVMVEEVMEMLRPERGGLYLDGTLGGGGHAQALLERGPGARLIGVDRDPDALAEAGKRLERFGDRVRLVKSPFADAVDAAGVGEAALDGVLLDLGISSHQIDEAARGFTFRPGAPLDMRMAQATAGEPSAADLLNEMDEADLATLFWKYGEERRSRMLARVVLEMRARKPFAVSDDLDEAIGRAIPRSDAGDRARIFQALRIAVNGEIEQLETALERFRDALAPGGVFAILSYHSLEDRLVKNAFRDWSRACTCPPGLPVCQCGGVPRGETLARKAITAQPEEIERNVRARSARLRAWRHA; encoded by the coding sequence ATGAGCGACTACGCCTCCGCCTACCATGCGCCGGTGATGGTGGAGGAGGTGATGGAGATGCTGCGCCCGGAGCGCGGCGGCCTCTATCTCGATGGAACGCTGGGCGGCGGCGGCCACGCGCAGGCGCTGCTGGAGCGGGGCCCCGGCGCCCGCCTGATCGGCGTCGACCGCGACCCCGACGCGCTGGCGGAGGCGGGGAAGAGGCTGGAGCGGTTCGGGGATCGCGTCCGCCTGGTGAAATCCCCCTTCGCGGACGCGGTCGACGCGGCGGGGGTGGGTGAGGCAGCGCTGGACGGGGTGCTGCTGGACCTGGGGATCTCGTCGCACCAGATCGACGAGGCGGCCCGCGGGTTCACCTTCCGCCCCGGCGCCCCGCTGGACATGCGGATGGCGCAGGCCACGGCGGGCGAGCCGAGCGCCGCCGATCTGCTGAACGAGATGGACGAGGCCGACCTCGCCACCCTGTTCTGGAAGTACGGCGAGGAGCGGCGCTCGCGGATGCTGGCGCGGGTGGTTCTGGAGATGCGGGCGCGCAAGCCGTTCGCGGTGAGCGACGACCTGGACGAGGCGATCGGGCGGGCCATCCCGCGCAGCGACGCGGGCGACCGGGCCAGGATCTTCCAGGCACTGCGCATCGCGGTGAACGGCGAGATCGAGCAGCTGGAGACGGCGCTGGAACGGTTCCGCGACGCCCTTGCCCCCGGCGGGGTGTTCGCCATCCTGAGCTACCATTCGCTCGAGGACCGGCTGGTGAAGAACGCCTTCCGCGACTGGAGCCGAGCGTGCACCTGCCCACCTGGCCTGCCGGTTTGCCAGTGCGGCGGTGTGCCTCGGGGGGAGACTCTGGCGCGGAAGGCCATCACCGCCCAACCGGAAGAAATCGAGCGGAACGTGCGCGCCCGCAGCGCGCGGCTCAGGGCCTGGAGGCACGCGTGA
- a CDS encoding penicillin-binding transpeptidase domain-containing protein, which translates to MSAPKRRPAAGVAEDAVARRRRLWMMGSVGMAALLIVGRAVQLQGFEGERWRAEAQKQQQTTVPLPARRGAIYDRDGVPLALTRETFAVSVAPNEVRDRGEAVSRLVRALGLTRAAARRLTDPHQRWAVVPGRFTVEQRRALGDVRGIYVERKLERFYPQGDVGREVLGNVSGDGRAMGGIEAAMDSLLKGADGFSILRRDAKGRKEAAPSLPARPPRDGDDVVLTIDFDLQEIADAALEEQIRATHAMGGDLLLTDPRTGEILAAVSKRASSRDLSAFIEPYEPGSIAKPFFVATLLAEHRAALTDRVFAENGSWTMPNGRTVTDVHAYDWLTLRDGLRVSSNVVMSKFSDRLPPATQFAYLRDFGFGTQTGVEYPVESSGRLPRPDRWSPFTPASLAMGYEISVTPIQMAMAYGALANGGVLMEPRLLRQVRGPDGTALERPEPRQVRRVIPAEVARELRDVLVEVVADGTATKAALATFEVAGKTGTSRRTGADGRYEAGAYNSSFVGFFPAQAPQLVIYVKLDRPQGDYYGGLTAAPVTRATLQAILAARTPSLDRGALLAMRTQPAEPAPSARPQAEDAAPAVAGNEGTYVFLSNRIPAAPPEDRAPVPVPAVAGLPLRDAARRLHALGFHVRVRGGGNVASTTPAAGAMLPRGDTLTVTGAGL; encoded by the coding sequence GTGAGCGCGCCGAAGCGCCGCCCGGCCGCCGGGGTGGCCGAGGACGCCGTCGCCCGCCGCCGCCGGCTGTGGATGATGGGCTCCGTGGGGATGGCCGCGCTCCTCATCGTGGGCCGCGCGGTGCAGCTGCAGGGGTTCGAGGGGGAGCGCTGGCGCGCCGAGGCGCAGAAGCAGCAGCAGACCACCGTTCCCCTTCCCGCGCGTCGCGGCGCCATCTACGACCGCGACGGCGTCCCCCTGGCGCTCACGCGCGAGACCTTCGCCGTCTCCGTCGCGCCGAACGAGGTGCGCGACCGCGGCGAGGCCGTCTCCAGGCTCGTCCGCGCGCTCGGCCTCACCCGCGCCGCCGCGCGCCGGCTGACCGATCCGCACCAGCGCTGGGCGGTGGTCCCCGGCCGCTTCACCGTGGAGCAGCGCCGCGCGCTGGGCGACGTCCGCGGCATCTACGTGGAGCGCAAGCTGGAGCGCTTCTACCCGCAGGGCGACGTGGGCCGCGAGGTGCTGGGCAACGTGAGCGGCGACGGGCGGGCGATGGGCGGGATCGAGGCGGCCATGGACTCGCTGCTGAAGGGCGCCGACGGCTTCTCCATCCTCCGCCGCGACGCCAAGGGCCGGAAGGAGGCCGCGCCCTCGCTCCCCGCGCGCCCGCCGCGCGACGGCGACGACGTGGTGCTCACCATCGACTTCGACCTGCAGGAGATCGCCGACGCGGCGCTGGAGGAGCAGATCCGCGCGACCCACGCGATGGGCGGCGACCTGCTGCTGACCGACCCGCGGACGGGGGAGATCCTGGCCGCCGTCTCCAAGCGGGCGTCGTCGCGCGACCTTTCCGCCTTCATCGAGCCGTACGAGCCGGGGTCCATCGCCAAGCCCTTCTTCGTCGCCACCCTCCTCGCCGAGCACCGGGCCGCGCTGACCGACCGCGTGTTCGCCGAGAACGGCAGCTGGACGATGCCGAACGGCCGCACGGTGACCGACGTGCACGCGTACGACTGGCTGACGCTGCGCGACGGGCTGCGCGTGTCCAGCAACGTGGTGATGTCGAAGTTCAGCGACCGGCTTCCCCCGGCCACGCAGTTCGCGTATCTGCGCGACTTCGGGTTCGGCACGCAGACGGGGGTGGAGTACCCGGTGGAGTCGTCGGGCCGCCTGCCGCGCCCGGATCGCTGGTCGCCCTTCACGCCGGCCTCGCTGGCCATGGGCTACGAGATCTCGGTGACGCCCATCCAGATGGCCATGGCGTACGGCGCGCTGGCCAACGGCGGCGTGCTGATGGAGCCGCGGCTGCTGCGCCAGGTGCGCGGCCCCGACGGCACCGCGCTGGAGCGCCCGGAGCCCCGCCAGGTGCGCCGCGTGATCCCCGCCGAGGTCGCCCGCGAGCTGCGTGACGTGCTGGTCGAGGTGGTGGCGGACGGGACGGCGACGAAGGCGGCGCTCGCGACCTTCGAGGTGGCGGGGAAGACGGGAACGTCGCGGCGGACCGGGGCCGACGGGCGCTACGAGGCGGGGGCGTACAACTCCTCGTTCGTGGGCTTCTTCCCCGCGCAGGCGCCGCAGCTGGTGATCTACGTGAAGCTGGACCGGCCGCAGGGCGACTACTACGGCGGCCTGACCGCCGCGCCGGTGACGCGGGCCACGCTGCAGGCGATCCTCGCCGCGCGCACCCCGTCGCTGGACCGCGGCGCCCTGCTGGCCATGCGCACGCAGCCGGCGGAGCCGGCGCCGTCGGCTCGGCCGCAGGCGGAGGACGCCGCGCCGGCCGTGGCGGGGAACGAGGGAACGTACGTCTTCCTCTCCAACCGCATCCCCGCGGCGCCGCCGGAGGACCGCGCGCCGGTGCCGGTGCCCGCCGTGGCCGGGCTGCCGCTGAGAGACGCGGCGCGGCGTCTCCACGCGCTCGGCTTCCACGTCCGCGTGCGCGGCGGGGGGAACGTCGCATCCACCACACCCGCGGCGGGGGCCATGCTCCCGCGCGGCGACACGCTCACCGTCACCGGAGCGGGACTCTGA